Genomic segment of Ranitomeya imitator isolate aRanImi1 chromosome 6, aRanImi1.pri, whole genome shotgun sequence:
AAGCGAGCAGAGGGGAGGAagcgagcagaggagaggagggaaaGCAAGCAGAGGAGCGAGCAGGGAAGAGGAGCCAAAGCTAGCAGAGGGGAGCCAAAACAAGCAGAGGGGAGCCAAAGCAAGCAGAGGGGAGCCAATGCAAGCAGAGGGGAGGAAGCGAGCAGAGGGGAGGAAGCGAGCAGAGGGGCGCGCAGGGAAGAGGAGACAAAGCAAGCAGAGGGGAGCCAAAGCGAGCAGAGGGGAGGAGGGAAagcgagcagaggagaggagggaagGCAAGCAGAAGAGTGCGCAGGGAAGAGGAGCCAAAGCAAGCAGAGGGGAGGAAGCGAGCAGAGGAGAGGAagcgagcagaggagaggagggaagGCAAGCAGAGGAGCGAGCAGGTAAGAAAAGCCAAAGCAAGCAGGGGGGAGGAAGCGAGCAGAGGAagcgagcagaggagaggagggaaaGCGAGCAAAGGAGGAGAGCCATAGAGAGCAGACGAGAGGAGCCAAAGCGAGCAGGCGAGAGGAGCCAAAGCGAGCAGACAACAGGAGCCAAAGCGAGCAGACGAGAGGAGCCAAAGCGAGCAGGCGAGAGGAGCCAAAGCGAGCAGACGAGAGGAGCCAAAGCGAGCAGACGAGAGGAGCCAAAGCGAGCAGACGAGAGGAGCCAAAGCGAGCAGGTGAGAGGAGCCAAAGCGAGCAGACGAGAGGAGCCAAAGCGAGCAGACGAGAGGAGCCAAAGCGAGCAGACGAGAGGAGCCAAAGCGAGCAGACGAGAGGAGCCAAAGCGAGCAGACGAGAGGAGCCAAAGCGAGCAGACGAGAGGAGCCAAAGCGAGCAGACGAGAGGAGCCAAAGCGAGCAGACGAGAGGAGCCAAAGCGAGCAGACGAGAGGAGCCAAAGCGAGCAGACGAGAGGAGCCAAAGCGAGCAGACGAGAGGAGCCAAAGCGAGCAGTATCACACTGCACTGCTAACGTTAGCTACACTCTGAATGCCCCTATATGTATACAAGATACGACTACATGGGATTAATTTGTAGTCTGAAATTGTGAAGACAGAAAGGGTCTACACTGTAGTCACAAGTTTAGCAGCCTCAGCGGGGGCTTCAGTGTGAGCGGTCAGATAAAGCCACAGGTGAAGCGTCTGCACCAGAGCAGAGCCGGCAGCGCCAACATCCGGGTCGCCCATCCTGCAGTGCCCGTGTCATAGCCCTGTACACACTACAACAGTGAACAGCTGGAAAAGCAAATATTTACATTCTGAGGAGCGACCTGTGTGTATAAGAAGTGACTGACACCCAGTGACGAGGAATGGGCCCCGGACAGGTGTCACCTCCCTGCCCCCACACCTTTCACCAGCTCATGGCTTTACATAACGTGTGTCCTCTACAGTTCTGGGTGGATGAGAAGACAAATATGCAGAGTATCACAGCTCACACAGcgggtcactcagctttcccaggCTCCAGAACAGCAAATCTTATCAGCTGCGTCATTAATCTGAGGATGGGAAAAATCATGACTCTACTAGGGTGGCACAGAGCCTTCTATGGTAGATTGGCAAGATTTGCTGGTCCCCACTACAGTTGGCTTGCACGCGTCCTTTCCCGTGGCTGGTGGGCACAGTGCACGCGTTCTTTCCCGTGGCTGGTGGGCACAGTGCACGCGCCCTTTCCCGTGGCTGGTGGGCACAGTGCACGCTCCCTTTCCCGTGGCTGGTGGGCACAGTGCACGCTCCCTTTCCCGTGGCTGGTGGGCACAGTGCACGCTCCCTTTCCCGTGGCTGGTGGGCACAGTGCACGCTCCCTTTCCCGTGGCTGGTGGGCACAGTGCACACGCCCTTTCCCATGGCTGGTGGGTACAGTGCACACGCCCTTTCCCATGGCTGGTGGGTACAGTGCACGCGTTCTTTCCCATGGCTGGTGGGCACAGTGCACGCGCCCTTTCCCGTGGCTGGTGGGCACAGTGCACACGCCCTTTCCCATGGCTGGTGGGCACAGTGCACACGCCCTTTCCCATGGCTGGTGGGTACAGTGCACGCGTTCTTTCCCATGGCTGGTGGGCACAGTGCACGCGCCCTTTCCCGTGGCTGGTGGGCACAGTGCACGCGCCCTTTCCTGTCGCTGGTGGGCACAGTGCATGCGCCCTTTCCCGTGGCTGGTGGGCACAGTGCATGCGCCCTTTCCCGTGGGCAGAGTGCACGCGCCCTTTCCCATGGCTGGTGGGCACAGTGCACGTGCCCTTTCCCGTGGCTGGTGGGCGCAGTGCACACGCCCTTTCCCATGGCTGGTGGGCACAGTGCAAGCGCCCTTTCCCGTGGCTGGTGGGCACAGTGCACGCGCCCTTTCCTGTCGCTGGTGGGCACAGTGCATGCGCCCTTTCCCGTGGCTGGTGGGCACAGTGCATGCGCCCTTTCCGGTGGGCACAGTGCACGCACCCTTTCCCATGGCTGGTGGGCACAGTGCACGTGCCCTTTCCCGTGGCTGGTGGGCACAGTGCACGCTCCCTTTCCCGTGGCTGGTGGGCACAGTGCACGCGCCCTTTCCCGTGGCTGGTGGGCACAGTGCATGCGCCCTTTCCATGAGAGGTAATACCAGGC
This window contains:
- the LOC138643293 gene encoding micronuclear linker histone polyprotein-like produces the protein MKARPKQTSRRAKSKQRSEQKRGAKVSRGEEASRGEEGKRAEERESKQTRGAKASRREEPKRADERSQSEQTRGAKASRREEPKRADERSQSEQTRGAKASRREEPKRADERSQSEQTRGAKASRREEPKRAYERSQSEQTRGAKASRREEPKRAEGRRESEQRGGSEQRRGGKASRGASREEEPKLAEGSQNKQRGAKASRGEPMQAEGRKRAEGRKRAEGRAGKRRQSKQRGAKASRGEEGKRAEERREGKQKSAQGRGAKASRGEEASRGEEASRGEEGRQAEERAGKKSQSKQGGGSEQRKRAEERRESEQRRRAIESRREEPKRAGERSQSEQTTGAKASRREEPKRAGERSQSEQTRGAKASRREEPKRADERSQSEQVRGAKASRREEPKRADERSQSEQTRGAKASRREEPKRADERSQSEQTRGAKASRREEPKRADERSQSEQTRGAKASRREEPKRADERSQSEQYHTALLTLATL